One segment of Salvelinus fontinalis isolate EN_2023a chromosome 12, ASM2944872v1, whole genome shotgun sequence DNA contains the following:
- the LOC129867502 gene encoding nucleolin-like, with protein sequence MHRPVDFNLGQVIKIKTFLTLRGFQRWLSTELVYTQDPLSPLLFEGFWVLSRLFCAPATPAKRKADSKKETPPAKKAKSESDESFCLFIGNLNSNKDFDEIKEALAAFFSKKNLEVQDVRLGASKKFGYGEFSSAEDMQTALELNGKKCMGQELKMDKARRKELPGGQERYIFITSAICIALTKSCCLKMEM encoded by the exons ATGCATCGGCCTGTAGATTTTAATTTAGGACAGGTTATTAAAATTAAAACCTTCCTGACACTGCGAGGATTTCAAAGATGGTTAAGTACAGAGCTGGTCTATACACAAGATCCCCTCTCACCTCTGTTATTTGAAGGTTTTTGGGTCCTAAGCAGGCTGTTTTGTGCCCCAGCGACTCCTGCAAAGAGGAAGGCTGACAGCAAAAAGGAGACCCCACCTGCCAAGAAGGCCAAGTCTGAAAGCGACG AATCCTTCTGTCTATTTATCGGCAACCTGAACTCAAACAAGGACTTTGATGAAATCAAAGAAGCCTTGGCAGCTTTCTTCTCAAAGAAGAACCTTGAAGTTCAGGACGTCAGACTTGGCGCATCAAA GAAGTTTGGCTACGGAGAATTTTCCTCAGCGGAGGACATGCAGACGGCCTTGGAGCTGAACGGAAAGAAGTGCATGGGACAGGAGTTGAAGATGGACAAGGCCCGCCGCAAAGAACTCCCAGGAGGCCAAGAAAGGTACATTTTTATTACTTCTGCTATTTGTATTGCATTGACTAAATCTTGCTGTTTGAAAATGGAAATGTGA
- the ncl gene encoding nucleolin, with amino-acid sequence MVKLAKAAKKQANPKKKAPPPPKEVEEESSEEESEEEEAPPKAVAKKAVTPAKPAPKAAKNGKAAKKAESEEDDDSEEESEEEAPPPKKTPAKATPAKKAPAKAESDEDDDDEEESEEEAPPPKKAGAKPSVKVTAAKEESDDDDDSEEEEMDTTPAPAAKKAGMVKAKESDDEDDEEEDDEDDEEEEDDEEEEDEAPATPAKRKADSKKETPPAKKAKSESDESFCLFIGNLNSNKDFDEIKEALAAFFSKKNLEVQDVRLGASKKFGYVEFSSAEDMQTALELNGKKCMGQELKMDKARSKGNSQDEKKDRDARTLFVKNLPFSATEDDLKEVFAEAVEIRIPTGQDGSNRGIAYIAFKSEAIADKMLTEAQGADVQGRAIMVDYTGIKSQKGGRPPAQAAAESKTLIVNNLSYSATEDSLQSAFEGAVSIRVPQNNGRPKGFAFVEFESAEAAKEALDNLNGTEIEGRQIRLEYSQNSGGRDAGGRGGSGGPTKTLFVRGLSGDTTDQSLRDAFDSATGARVVTDRDTGNSKCFGFVDFDSENDCKAAKEAMEGGEIDGSSVNLDYAKPKGDSGGFRGGRGGFGGGRGGRGGGFSRGGGGGFGGGRGGRGGGFRGGRGGDRGGGRGGFRGGRGGGFGDKPQGKKIKFDD; translated from the exons atggTGAAATTGGCTAAG GCAGCAAAGAAGCAGGCTAACCCCAAGAAAAAGGCCCCACCACCTCCTAAAGAGGTGGAAGAGGAATCCAGTGAAGAAGAAAGTGAGGAGGAAGAG GCCCCACCAAAAGCAGTAGCAAAGAAGGCTGTCACACCAGCCAAGCCAGCACCTAAAGCAGCTAAAAATGGAAAAGCAGCTAAGAAAGCAGAAAGTGAAGAGGATGATGACTCTG AGGAAGAGTCTGAGGAGGAAGCCCCCCCACCCAAAAAGACCCCAGCCAAAGCCACACCTGCAAAGAAAGCTCCAGCCAAGGCAGAGtcagatgaggatgatgatgacg AGGAAGAATCTGAGGAGGAGGCCCCACCTCCAAAGAAGGCTGGTGCCAAGCCCTCAGTGAAGGTCACTGCAGCCAAGGAGGAGTCCGACGATGATGatg actctgaggaagaggagatggaCACCACCCCGGCACCCGCCGCAAAGAAAGCAGGCATGGTCAAGGCTAAGGAGTCTGATGATGAGGATGACGAGGAAGAAGACGATGAGGatgacgaggaggaggaagatgacgaggaggaggaagatg AGGCCCCAGCGACTCCTGCAAAGAGGAAGGCTGACAGCAAAAAGGAGACCCCACCTGCCAAGAAGGCCAAGTCTGAAAGCGACG AATCCTTCTGTCTATTTATCGGCAACCTGAACTCAAACAAGGACTTTGATGAAATCAAAGAAGCCTTGGCAGCTTTCTTCTCAAAGAAGAACCTTGAAGTTCAGGACGTCAGACTTGGCGCATCAAA GAAGTTTGGCTACGTAGAATTTTCCTCAGCGGAGGACATGCAGACGGCCTTGGAGCTGAACGGAAAGAAGTGCATGGGACAGGAGTTGAAGATGGACAAGGCCCGCAGCAAAGGGAACTCCCAGGATGAGAAGAAAG ATAGGGACGCACGGACCTTGTTTGTGAAAAACCTGCCCTTCTCGGCCACAGAAGACGACTTGAAGGAAGTGTTTGCAGAAGCTGTTGAAATCAGAATACCCACAGGCCAGGACGGTTCCAATAGAGG CATTGCCTACATTGCGTTCAAGTCTGAGGCCATTGCGGACAAGATGCTAACAGAGGCCCAGGGCGCCGATGTCCAGGGACGCGCCATCATGGTCGACTACACAGGCATCAAGAGCCAGAAGGGAGGCAGACCACCAG CTCAGGCAGCTGCTGAAAGCAAGACCCTCATCGTTAACAACCTGTCCTACAGTGCTACAGAAGACTCCCTTCAGAGTGCATTCGAAGGGGCGGTTTCCATCAGAGTACCACAGAACAACGGCAGGCCCAAAGG GTTTGCTTTTGTGGAGTTTGAGAGTGCAGAGGCAGCCAAGGAGGCGCTGGATAACCTTAATGGAACAGAGATTGAAGGCAGGCAAATCCGGCTAGAGTACAGCCAGAACAGTGGAGGCAGAGACGCCGGAGGCAGAGGAGGATCCG GAGGTCCCACAAAAACGCTGTTTGTCAGAGGGCTATCTGGAGACACCACAGACCAGTCACTCAGAGACGCCTTTGACAGTGCCACTGGAGCTAGAGTGGTGACCGACCGTGACACGGGCAATTCTAAATG CTTTGGCTTTGTCGACTTTGACAGCGAGAACGACTGCAAGGCTGCCAAAGAGGCCATGGAGGGTGGCGAAATTGACGGCAGCAGCGTGAACCTGGACTACGCCAAGCCCAAGGGCGACAGCGGTGGATTCCGCGGAGGTCGCGGAGGCTTCGGCGGTGGCAGGGGAGGTCGCGGTGGTGGATTTAGCCGTGGCGGCGGAGGTGGTTTCGGCGGTGGCAGGGGAGGACGTGGCGGTGGCTTCAGGGGGGGCAGAGGAGGTGACCGCGGCGGTGGACGTGGTGGATTCAGAG gtggaaGAGGCGGTGGATTTGGAGACAAGCCCCAGGGCAAgaagatcaaatttgatgattAA